From Amycolatopsis sp. YIM 10, the proteins below share one genomic window:
- a CDS encoding NADP-dependent oxidoreductase, whose amino-acid sequence MRAFIVDRYGTGDLRAGEVPEPEVGAHDVLVQVHAAGVNVLDAKIRKGEFKLVLPYRTPFVLGNDVAGVVVRVGARVRKFKPGDEVYARPDKDRIGTFAEFIAIGEDDLAIKPERLTMAEAASIPLVGLTAWQALVEIAELREGQKVFIQAGSGGVGTFAIQLAKHLGATVATTTSTANIELVERLGADVVIDYRTDDFENVLRDYDVVLHSLDHKTLQKSLRVLKPGGKLISISGPPDPAFAKQLGKPWLLRPVTGALSHRIRKAARRRQVGYSFLFMRANGTQLGRLTSLVDSATIKPVLDRVFPFESTNEAMAYIETGRAKGKVVVRLKPEELS is encoded by the coding sequence ATGCGGGCCTTCATCGTCGATCGCTACGGAACCGGCGACCTCCGGGCGGGCGAGGTGCCGGAGCCCGAGGTGGGCGCGCACGACGTGCTGGTCCAGGTCCACGCGGCGGGCGTCAACGTCCTGGATGCCAAGATCAGGAAGGGCGAGTTCAAGCTCGTCCTGCCCTACCGGACGCCGTTCGTGCTGGGCAACGACGTGGCCGGCGTGGTGGTCCGGGTCGGTGCCCGGGTGCGGAAGTTCAAGCCGGGCGACGAGGTCTACGCGCGGCCGGACAAGGACCGGATCGGCACCTTCGCGGAGTTCATCGCCATCGGCGAAGACGATCTGGCGATCAAGCCGGAGCGGCTGACGATGGCGGAAGCCGCCTCGATTCCGCTGGTCGGCCTGACCGCCTGGCAGGCGCTGGTGGAAATCGCCGAGCTGCGGGAAGGGCAGAAGGTCTTCATCCAGGCCGGTTCCGGTGGCGTGGGGACATTCGCGATCCAGCTGGCGAAACACCTCGGTGCCACCGTGGCCACCACCACCAGCACGGCCAACATCGAACTGGTCGAGCGCCTCGGCGCGGACGTCGTGATCGACTACCGCACCGACGACTTCGAGAACGTCCTGCGCGACTACGACGTCGTTCTGCACAGCCTCGACCACAAGACGCTCCAGAAATCGTTGCGCGTGCTGAAACCCGGCGGAAAGCTCATTTCGATCTCCGGGCCGCCCGATCCCGCCTTCGCGAAGCAACTCGGCAAGCCGTGGCTCCTGCGGCCGGTGACGGGCGCACTGAGCCACCGGATCAGGAAAGCGGCCCGGCGTCGCCAGGTCGGCTATTCGTTCCTGTTCATGCGGGCGAACGGAACCCAGCTCGGCCGGCTCACTTCGCTCGTCGACTCCGCGACCATCAAACCGGTGCTGGACCGGGTTTTCCCCTTCGAATCGACCAACGAGGCCATGGCCTACATCGAAACCGGGCGCGCGAAAGGCAAAGTCGTCGTCCGGCTGAAACCAGAGGAGCTGTCATGA
- a CDS encoding alpha/beta fold hydrolase: protein MTVLTTYRNTPTKTIDVGGTTFAYRQLGPDTGTPVIFLNHLSAVLDNWDPRVVDGIAARHRVITFDNRGIGASQGKAPRSVAEMAQDALAFIRALGHDRVDLLGFSLGGFIAQVIAAEEPRLVRKLILAGTGPAGGVGIDKVTSVTLLDILKATLTFKDPKEYLFFTRTANGKTAARQFVNRLKERTENRDKSISVTAFRNQLKAIHDWGRQHPADLTAIRQSVLVANGDHDRMVPSSNSADLARRLPDARLKLYPDAGHGGIFQYHEEFVGEALNFLNG, encoded by the coding sequence ATGACCGTGCTCACCACCTACCGGAACACGCCGACCAAAACCATCGACGTCGGCGGCACGACATTCGCCTACCGGCAACTCGGGCCGGACACCGGCACCCCGGTGATCTTTCTCAACCACCTGTCCGCGGTACTGGACAACTGGGACCCGCGTGTCGTCGACGGCATCGCCGCGCGGCACCGGGTGATCACCTTCGACAACCGGGGAATCGGCGCCTCCCAGGGAAAGGCGCCGCGCTCGGTGGCGGAAATGGCGCAGGACGCCCTCGCCTTCATCCGGGCGCTGGGCCACGACCGGGTCGACCTGCTCGGCTTCTCGCTGGGCGGCTTCATCGCCCAGGTGATCGCCGCGGAGGAACCGCGACTCGTCCGCAAGCTGATCCTCGCCGGCACCGGTCCCGCCGGCGGTGTGGGCATCGACAAGGTCACCTCGGTGACCCTGCTCGACATCCTGAAAGCCACCCTGACCTTCAAGGACCCCAAGGAGTACCTGTTCTTCACCCGGACGGCCAACGGCAAAACCGCCGCCCGGCAGTTCGTGAACCGGCTGAAGGAACGCACCGAAAACCGCGACAAATCGATTTCGGTCACGGCCTTCCGCAACCAGCTCAAAGCCATCCACGACTGGGGACGCCAGCACCCGGCCGACCTGACCGCCATCCGCCAGTCCGTCCTGGTCGCGAACGGCGACCACGACCGGATGGTGCCCAGCAGCAATTCCGCCGACCTGGCCCGCCGCCTGCCCGATGCCCGGCTCAAGCTCTACCCCGACGCCGGACACGGTGGCATCTTCCAATATCACGAGGAATTCGTCGGCGAAGCCCTCAATTTCCTCAATGGATGA
- a CDS encoding LuxR C-terminal-related transcriptional regulator → MPTPPPVSPRERDVLLAVADRLTNAEIAERLFVSVRTVESHVSALLRKLGARDRRELAGLAAGYAGDSGIAVPGLAQPVTSFVGRGVELDTAARLVAEARVTTVLGPGGAGKTRLATAVTARAAAGFPGGAAFVKLVPARPGYVLETIAAGLGVEPAPQQLLLDVVADRLRGRVLLVLDNCEHVIDDVADVLADLVTVNPRLSVLATSRERLGVPGETVLQLGPLRDEGEAVALFTDRARAVDPAFETDAAELAELCRELGGSPLQIELAAARVASLGVRGLLAGLADDPLRMLSTGRGDRRHRSLRAVIEWSYRLLTDEERLLLARLSRFADRFDLDSAAALCPGPSVGVVADLLGRLVDKSLVEPGWSLLDGVRRFAREQLDGSPEAADVTTRYLAWAARRAHDLTGRLDGDWRDEFDRIAGDLRAAATIEPRHDLVSDLARLTYARGFLAEASEHWRTAARLAGTTAEAATALDHAGTATHVLTAGARDHYDLLREAARLTGDDNAAAAGSLAGAVVAATRFRGAGFVTRPVSRTELSELLAEAERLASGSAWAETRVTIARAWLSGPAPQGVTMPAAEAAVSAATAFGDPLLLSAALDAQCTAAAGARDPGHAYRITLRRLELVDVFDRTLPQAALEVVDTFRAAVAYAVASGELADAVRIGRRAETDPTLSRHTYWGSGSVLTPLALAGHFAEALARAEPMWESALSSRQENNSTLGVPLLGAALAAGLTGDAEAMATWRQRATRAAGVPALSGSPNLAPLDAFVRARVALHTGSADLPALLADAGGDFTPGRFDGYAAGVAAEIAVVLGHPEAGTHLRRAGRHATGNRWVAAILTRTRALRDDDDDLLKESAAAFTELGAEFEAARCTGFIARTS, encoded by the coding sequence ATGCCGACCCCGCCACCGGTCTCGCCGCGCGAGCGCGACGTGCTGCTCGCCGTGGCCGACCGGCTGACCAACGCCGAGATCGCCGAACGGCTCTTCGTGTCGGTGCGGACCGTGGAAAGCCACGTGTCCGCGTTGCTGCGCAAGCTCGGCGCGCGGGATCGCCGCGAACTGGCCGGGCTGGCCGCCGGTTATGCGGGCGACTCCGGGATCGCCGTGCCCGGCCTGGCCCAGCCCGTGACGAGCTTCGTCGGCCGTGGCGTCGAGCTGGACACCGCGGCCCGCCTGGTCGCGGAAGCGCGGGTGACCACCGTGCTGGGGCCCGGCGGCGCCGGGAAGACGCGCCTGGCCACCGCGGTCACCGCCCGCGCGGCGGCCGGATTTCCCGGTGGCGCCGCCTTTGTCAAGCTGGTGCCGGCGCGCCCTGGCTACGTCCTCGAAACGATCGCCGCCGGTCTCGGGGTGGAACCGGCGCCGCAGCAACTCCTGCTGGACGTGGTCGCCGATCGGCTGCGTGGCCGGGTGCTGCTGGTACTGGACAACTGCGAGCACGTGATCGACGACGTCGCCGACGTGCTCGCGGACCTGGTGACGGTGAACCCCCGGCTGAGCGTGCTGGCGACCAGCCGCGAACGCCTCGGCGTGCCGGGGGAGACGGTGCTGCAGCTGGGTCCGTTGCGCGACGAGGGGGAAGCGGTCGCGTTGTTCACCGACCGGGCGCGGGCTGTCGACCCGGCGTTCGAGACCGATGCCGCCGAGCTGGCCGAGCTGTGCCGCGAGCTGGGCGGTTCGCCGTTGCAGATCGAGCTGGCCGCGGCCCGGGTTGCTTCTCTCGGGGTTCGCGGGTTGCTGGCCGGGCTGGCTGATGATCCGCTGCGGATGCTCTCGACCGGCCGCGGCGACCGGCGTCACCGCTCGCTGCGGGCGGTCATCGAGTGGAGCTACCGGCTGCTGACCGACGAGGAACGCCTGCTGCTGGCGAGGCTGTCGCGGTTCGCCGACCGGTTCGACCTCGACTCCGCCGCCGCGCTCTGCCCCGGTCCTTCCGTCGGCGTGGTGGCCGACCTGCTCGGGCGCCTGGTGGACAAGTCGCTGGTCGAGCCGGGGTGGAGCCTGCTCGACGGGGTTCGCCGGTTCGCGCGCGAGCAGCTCGACGGCTCGCCCGAAGCCGCGGACGTGACCACCCGCTACCTGGCGTGGGCGGCGCGGCGCGCGCACGACCTGACCGGACGGCTCGACGGCGATTGGCGGGACGAGTTCGACCGGATCGCGGGTGACCTGCGGGCGGCGGCCACCATCGAGCCGCGGCACGATCTGGTGTCCGACCTGGCCCGGCTGACCTACGCGCGTGGCTTTCTCGCCGAAGCGAGCGAGCACTGGCGCACCGCGGCCCGGCTGGCGGGCACGACCGCCGAGGCCGCGACCGCGCTCGATCACGCGGGCACGGCCACGCACGTGCTCACCGCCGGAGCCCGCGACCACTACGACCTCTTGCGCGAAGCCGCCCGGCTGACCGGGGACGACAACGCGGCCGCGGCGGGCTCCCTGGCGGGCGCGGTCGTGGCCGCCACCCGGTTCCGGGGCGCGGGATTTGTCACGCGGCCGGTGTCCCGCACGGAACTGAGCGAGTTGCTGGCCGAAGCCGAACGGCTGGCGAGCGGTTCGGCTTGGGCGGAAACACGGGTCACGATCGCCCGCGCCTGGTTGTCCGGCCCGGCTCCGCAAGGGGTGACCATGCCCGCGGCCGAAGCCGCCGTCAGCGCCGCGACCGCGTTCGGTGATCCGCTGCTGCTCAGCGCCGCACTCGACGCCCAGTGCACCGCTGCCGCGGGAGCCCGCGATCCCGGGCACGCGTACCGGATCACCTTGCGGCGCCTCGAACTGGTCGACGTGTTCGACCGCACGCTGCCGCAGGCCGCGCTGGAAGTAGTCGACACGTTCCGCGCCGCGGTGGCGTACGCCGTGGCGAGCGGGGAACTCGCGGACGCCGTGCGGATCGGCAGGCGCGCCGAAACCGATCCGACGCTGTCCCGGCACACCTACTGGGGTTCCGGCAGCGTGCTCACCCCGCTGGCGCTGGCCGGTCATTTCGCGGAGGCGCTGGCGCGGGCCGAGCCGATGTGGGAAAGCGCGCTTTCCTCGCGGCAGGAGAACAACAGCACGCTCGGTGTCCCGCTGCTCGGCGCCGCGCTGGCCGCCGGCCTCACCGGGGACGCCGAAGCGATGGCGACCTGGCGGCAGCGGGCCACCCGCGCCGCCGGTGTGCCCGCGTTGTCCGGCTCACCGAACCTCGCGCCGCTCGACGCCTTTGTCCGGGCGAGGGTCGCCCTGCACACCGGAAGCGCTGACCTGCCCGCCCTGCTCGCTGACGCGGGCGGCGATTTCACCCCGGGCCGGTTCGACGGTTACGCCGCGGGCGTGGCCGCCGAAATCGCCGTCGTCCTCGGCCACCCGGAGGCCGGCACCCACTTGCGCCGGGCCGGACGCCACGCCACCGGGAACCGCTGGGTCGCCGCCATCCTGACCCGAACCCGCGCCCTCCGCGACGACGATGACGACCTGCTGAAGGAGTCGGCCGCCGCTTTCACCGAACTCGGGGCGGAGTTCGAGGCCGCGCGCTGCACCGGTTTCATAGCCCGGACGTCATGA
- a CDS encoding cupin domain-containing protein — protein sequence MLVIAKEDDLRIGGGRTARFEGEAYGSGISFFHVHNTEGQGPDAHVHPYSETWVVLAGTVLIRTSDGEATATEGDVVVVSAGTAHAFRAAGPEPLKMMCVHASPRIQQEFLDDAEAGRAGVTF from the coding sequence ATGCTGGTCATCGCCAAAGAAGACGACTTGCGCATCGGCGGCGGGCGCACCGCCAGGTTCGAGGGCGAGGCCTACGGGTCCGGGATCTCGTTCTTCCACGTGCACAACACCGAGGGGCAGGGGCCGGACGCGCACGTGCACCCGTACTCGGAGACCTGGGTGGTGCTCGCGGGCACCGTGCTCATCCGCACCTCGGACGGCGAGGCGACGGCCACCGAAGGCGACGTGGTGGTGGTCAGCGCCGGCACCGCCCACGCCTTCCGCGCGGCCGGGCCGGAGCCGCTGAAGATGATGTGCGTCCACGCCTCGCCCCGCATCCAGCAGGAATTCCTCGACGACGCCGAAGCCGGTCGCGCGGGGGTGACCTTCTGA
- a CDS encoding DUF4287 domain-containing protein, which translates to MSFQAYLDAIEDKTGLTPRELVALAGERGFDDPATKAGVIIDWLKQDHGLGRGHAMALVHVLKKGPKISAKHVGTSGSHRDESDTLWLDGKRNRPASGAGGDGGGQA; encoded by the coding sequence ATGTCCTTCCAGGCCTATCTCGACGCGATCGAGGACAAGACCGGGCTGACCCCGCGCGAACTCGTCGCGCTGGCGGGCGAGCGCGGGTTCGACGACCCGGCCACCAAGGCCGGGGTGATCATCGACTGGCTCAAGCAGGACCACGGCCTCGGCCGCGGGCACGCGATGGCGCTGGTGCACGTGCTCAAGAAGGGGCCGAAGATCAGCGCCAAGCACGTCGGGACAAGCGGTTCGCACCGCGACGAGTCCGACACGCTCTGGCTCGACGGCAAGCGGAACCGGCCGGCGTCAGGTGCCGGCGGTGATGGCGGCGGTCAGGCGTGA